CCGGCGAGGGCCCCGCAGCCGGCGGCCATCACTGATCTGAGCTACCGCTGACCCGCGGGCCCCGACCGGCGCGTGCACACCGCCGATGTCGGGGCCACCGGTTACTGTCACGGGCGTGGCCGCTTCGAAAGTACGTTCGCAATACCGTTGCTCGGAATGTCAGCACGCCACCCCCAAATGGGTCGGCCGCTGCGCCAATTGCGGCACCTGGGGAACGGTCGACGAAGTAGCGACACTGGCACCGGTGGGCAGCCCTGTCCGCCGCTCGGTGGCCCCGACCTCGCCCGCCGTGCCGATCACCGCCATCGACCCTGGCATCACCCGGCATTTCGCGACCGGGGTCAGTGAGCTGGACCGGGTCCTCGGCGGCGGCCTGGTGGCCGGTTCGGTCACGCTGCTGGCCGGGGAACCCGGAGTCGGCAAGTCCACCCTGCTCCTCGAAGTCGCCAATCGCTGGGCGCACACCGGCCGCCGCGCCCTCTACCTGTCCGGCGAGGAGTCCGCGGGCCAGATCCGGCTGCGGGCCGAACGCACCGGCTGCACGCACGACAACGTCTATCTGGCAGGCGAATCCGATCTGCAGATCGCCCTCGGTCACATCGACGAGGTCAAACCGAGCCTGGTGATCGTCGACTCGGTGCAGACCATGTCCACCACCGAAGCCGACGGCGTGACCGGCGGGGTGACGCAGGTGCGCGCGGTGACGACGGCGCTCACCGGCTACGCCAAGACCGCGGTCGGAGACCCGGCGGTGGCCATGATCCTGGTCGGCCATGTGACCAAGGACGGCGCCATCGCGGGCCCGCGCTCACTGGAGCATCTGGTCGACGTGGTGCTGCACTTCGAAGGCGATCACACGTCGAGCCTGCGCATGGTGCGCGGGGTCAAGAACCGGTTCGGCGCCGCCGACGAGGTCGGCTGTTTTCAGATGCACGACAACGGAATCGAGTGCGTCAGCGATCCGTCCGGACTGTTCCTGGACCAGCGTCCGGCGGCGGTGCCCGGCACCGCCATCACGGTCACCCTCGACGGCAAGCGCCCCATGATCGGCGAGGTTCAGGCGCTCGTCGCCCAGCCGGTTGGGCCGCCCCGGCGGGTCGTCAGCGGAATCGACTCGGCCCGCGCGGCCATGATCGGCGCGGTACTGCAGACCCGGTGCGCCCTGCCGATCGGCAACAACGACATCTACCTGTCCACCGTCGGCGGCATGCGGCTGACCGATCCGTCCTCGGATCTGGCCGTGGCGGTGGCCGTCGCCTCGGCCTACCTCGACATCGCGTTGCCGATGAACGCGGTGGCTATCGGTGAGGTGGGGCTCGTCGGCGATCTGCGCCGGGTCACCGGTATGGACCGCAGGCTGGCCGAGGCCGCCCGGTTGGGGTTCAACATTGCCGTGGTGCCGCCAGGGGTCACCAGCGCGCCGCCGGGACTGCGCGTCATCACCGTCGATCACATCGGGGCGGCGTTACGGGCACTCAAAGACATCGCGATTGCCAGCAATCAATCCCATCACGGACAATAGCGGCCGACCCTAGGAGAGCTGATGGCCGTGAACTCCGGCGCCAGGACCAGCCGCACCGTCGTGCATCTGGCTCGGCCGACGCTACGAGAAACCCTCGGCCGCCTGGCGCCCGGTACCCCGCTGCGCGACGGCCTGGAACGCATCCTGCGCGGCAAGACGGGCGCGCTGATCGTGCTCGGCTACGACGACAGCGTGGAGACCATCTGCGACGGCGGATTCGCCCTCGACGTGCGGTATGCCCCCACCCGGTTGCGCGAGCTGTCGAAGATGGACGGCGCGGTGGTGCTGTCCAGCGACGGCAGCCGGATAGTGCGGGCCAACGTCCAGCTGGTGCCTGATCCATCGATCCCCACTGACGAGTCCGGGACCCGCCACCGCTCGGCCGAGCGCACCGCGATCCAGACCGGTTACCCGGTGATCTCGGTGAGCCATTCGATGAGCATCGTGACGGTCTACGTCGCCGGGGAGCGCCACGTGGTGCCCGATTCGGCGACCATCCTGTCCCGGGCCAACCAGACCATCGCGACGCTGGAGCGCTACAAGGGCCGGCTCGATGAGGTCAGCAAGCAGCTGTCGACCGCAGAGATCGAAGACTTCGTGACGCTGCGCGACGTCATGACCGTGGTGCAGCGCCTGGAGATGGTGCGCCGCATCAGCCTTGAGATCGACGCGGACGTCGTCGAACTCGGCACCGACGGACGCCAGCTCAAACTGCAGCTCGACGAACTCGTCGGCGACAACGAGGCCGCCCGCGAGCTGATCGTGCGGGATTACCACGCCCTTCCGGATCCGCCGACGGCCGCGCAGGTGCACTCGACGCTCGATGAGCTGGATGCCCTGACCGACAGTGAGCTGCTCGACTTCACCACGCTGGCAAGGGTTTTCGGCTATCCGTCGACGTCCGAGGCGCAGGACTCGGCGATGAGCTCACGCGGCTACCGCGCCATGGCAGGGATACCGCGACTGCAGTTCGCCCACGTCGATCTGTTGGTCCGCTCGTTCGGCTCACTGCAGGGGCTGCTGGCCGCCAGCGCGGACGATCTGCAGTCCGTCGACGGCATCGGGTCGATGTGGGCCCGGCACATCCGTGAGGGCCTGTCGCTGCTGGCCGAGTCGACCATCGCCGACCGGCTGGCCTGAGCCTCAGTTACCCGGCGTGGGCGTCTCCGCCGCCGGCGCGCCCTCAGCAGCGGGCGGTGCAGGCTGTTGCGGGTTGGCCTGCGCCAGGATGAACGGCACCGGCGCCGATCTGAGGTTGCCAAGCTGCACCATCAGGTTGTAGGTGCCGGGACCGATCGGCTGACGGGGCATCGGGCACTGCGGCGCCGACCCCATGCCGGTCCAGGTCACCTCGGTGGTGACCTGCTCACCGGGGTTGAAGGTCTTCACCAGGGTCTCGTTGGACGGTGCGCAGTCCAGGTTCGACCACAGCCGGTTGTTGTCCAGCGAGTACACGTAGGCGGCCAGCACCGCGGCACCCACGTCCCGCTTGCAGGCCACCAGGCCGATGTTGGTCACGACCATGGTGAACTTCGGCTGATCGCCCACGACGTACTCGGGCTGGCTGGTGATGCCCTTGACCGCGAGCGTGGAATCCGGGCAGTCGTCGCCCTCTTTGAGCAGCGGCGGCGGCGTGACGGCAGCGGTCGGCGTGGCCGTCGGCGGCGGCGCGTGCTGAGCCGGCGGCACCACCGGGGTCTTCACCTCGGGATTCTCGCCCGGCAGCGGCGTCGGAGGGGCAGCCGCGGCAGAGGGTTCGTCAGCTGACTTGGTCTCGGCTCCGGAGCTGCTGGTCATGATCACCGCGACGATCGCGGCGATGATCCCCACGACCACCACCGCGATTCCGATGGCCAGCGCACGGCGCCGCCAGTAAATCTGCGAGGGCAGTGGCCCATGAGGTTCGAGATCTAACACGGCTTTCACGGTAAGCCCAGGTCATGCCGGGTTGTCCGAGGCGCCTCGGCGTGTCGGGCTTGTCGGTATGTGGAGTTAGCGTCGAGGTGCTGCATGAGCGTGGGGACAAGTCGCTGCTGGAGGAGCTGATGGACGACTTCATAGCGTTGCTGGCATCGTTTTCGGGCCGTTTCTACCAACTGCGGTCCCGGCAGAATCAACAGCGGCTGCTCGACGCGGCCGTTGGGCGATTACCACAGCGGTCCTGACGTGGTGATTCAGTCTGCGGTGCCGTTGCGGATCTCCGTGGCGGTCGACGACGCGACTGGCGAGGCCATCTCTATCGACGCCCGGATAGGGTGGCTTTTGGACCTGGTCGAGCAGCTCAGCACCGAGTTGATGCAGTCGCTTTGGCAGCCCGCGACGTTCGCTGCGCTCCATGGTGGGGTTGATGGGCTGGGCCGCAGATTGCCCTCGACTGCCGCGGCGGCCGCCGCGCGATTGGGCTGGGTACCCACACCCCCGATCGGGGTGTACGTCCCGTCGCGGGTAGTGCGATTGGCCCAAGCGAACGTGGTGCCGGTATTGAGAACGATCGCCTTTCGGGATGCGCTGATCGGCCCGGTGATCGCCGCCCTCGACGAGCACGGCCGACTCGATCGCCGGCGTCTCGGACAGGACCGGGCCCGGTATGTGCCCTCGGCGTTCCTGCGCAACCTATGCCGCCAGTTGAGCCATCCCCGCGGCGCAGTCGTGACCTCGATCGTCCAGATTCAGAACCAACCCACGGTAGCGCGGATCGCCCGGCTGGGGGCGGCCGATGGCCAGCTGGTCGAGCTGAACGCCGCGGATCCGGCCGGGGTGTGGCTCCGCATCAAACTGCCGACCAGCGCGGCGCCAACTGGGCGCGGTGAATGGTCGTGGTGTCGGCTGTGGTGCCCGCTCCCGCCGCATCTGAAAGAACGTGACATCGCTTGCTGGCATCTGCCAACACTCAGCGTGCAGCGCGGTAGACCGTTGTTGCGGTTCACCATCTCCGAAATCGTTCCCGATCCGGCCACTGCCGCCGCGGCCGCAGCGTTGGGGATCGACTGGTGCCCATCCTCCCTGGGCTCGGCGACCGTGGTCGTCGAATGTGCCGGACAGCTATTCACCGACGCAGCCACACACGTGTACAACGATCGCGGTCTGGGCATCAAGCTTGCCCGGCTGCAGGCCGAGGGCCAGGCGTTGACCGGCAAGATCGCCCGACTGACGAAACTCGCCGCCAACGCTGCTGAACCCACGCGCGCCCAATTGACCGCCAAAATCGAGACCCTGCACGACAACCGGCGGGCGCTGGGCGCCAAACGGCGACGGATCAATCGGGACATGGCGTTCGACTTCGCCGTCACCATGACCACGATGGCCACTACCTCAGGCGCTGGGGTGATCGCGGTGGAAGACTTGCGCGACCTGGAATCGACTGGCCGAGGCCGCGCCAACAACAACCGAGCGGCCCAATCAGCCCGCCGCCGGGCGGTCGTGGCGCTTGAGCACACCGCCGCCAGAGCCGGTCTGGAAGTCGTGATGTGCCCACCACGGGGCACATCAGCGAACTGTTCCAGCTGCGATCAGGAGCTGACCCGTCCCGGCGGGTATCACACCGCAACATGCGAACGCTGCGGCATCCGAGGTGCAAACCGTGACCAGATCGCGGGTCAGAACATCGCCAAACGCGTTCTACTGGCCAAGGCGAAAGTCAAGCGGCCCAAAGGAAAACCGAAACGAGTTACCACCGTCGAGCACCAGCCGGTACGCAAAACCCGGCGCAAAACCACCGCCACACCGAAACAACGCCGCCACAAACGAGTGCGGCGCACGATCCCGCGACCGCTGGTGGCCACCCGGCCACCAAGCCCATCGTTCGTTCCTGCACGTGCAGCGTCCGTGTGGGACAGAGACCAGCAACCCGCCACCACAGCGGCGAGCACCTCTGCACAACCGATCCCCGACACCGGCGACACCCATGTGTCAGCAAATGTCAGAGACCGATAGACGCTTCGCCGATGTTGCCCAGGTGGCTGCGCAGTTCCACGTGCCCGTCCGACAGGTGGTACGTGGCGCCGACGATGGCCTGGGTGCCCGCGGCCAGGCCGTTGGCGATCGCGGACGAGCGCATCTGCAGCTGGCTGACCGTTTCCTTGACGTGGAAGGCCTCGAACTCGTCGACGCGGGTCAGGCCGGAATGCCGGCCCATGAGGATCGACGGGGTGACGCGCTCCACGATGTCGCGTACGTAGCCGCCGGGCACCTGACCTTCGTCGAGGGCGGTGATCGCGGCCTTGACCGCGCCGCAGCTGTCGTGGCCGAGGACCACGATCAGCGGCACCTCCAGGATGGAGACCGCGTACTCGATCGAACCCAGCACCGCGTTGTCGATGACGTGGCCGGCGGTGCGCACCACGAACATGTCGCCCAGGCCCTGGTCGAACAGCAACTCGGCGGCGACGCGGCTGTCACCGCAGCCGAACACCACCGCGGTGGGCTTCTGCCCGTGCGTCAGCTTCGCCCGACGGGCGATGTCCTGGCTGGGGTGCTGCGGTTCGCCTGCGACAAAGCGGGCGTTACCGTCCTTGAGTGCCTTCCAAGCGGACACCGGATTCGAGTTGGGCATGCCAGCCATTCTGCATGAGGCTGCGATGAGCATCGACCCTGGCGAATTAGTAGGTTGGTATGAATCCGCCCAGCGTGACCTGCCGTGGCGTCGACCAGGCGTTTCCGCCTGGCAGATCTTGGTCAGCGAATTCATGCTGCAGCAGACGCCGGTGGCGCGCGTCGAGCCGATCTGGCTGGCCTGGATCGAGCGGTGGCCCACACCGTCGGCCACCGCGGCCGCCGGGTCCGCCGAGGTGCTGCGCGCCTGGGGAAAGCTGGGCTACCCGCGCCGGGCCAAGCGCCTGCACGAATGCGCAGTGGTGATCGCCACCGAGTACGGCGACGAGGTGCCGGCCGACGTCGACACGCTGCTGACGCTGCCCGGCATCGGCGCCTACACCGCGCGTGCGGTGGCCTGCTTCGCGTATTCGGCCAGCGTGCCGGTGGTCGACACCAACGTGCGCCGCGTGGTGACCAGGGTGCTGCACGGCCAGGCAGACGCGCCGGCCCGGGCCCGCGACCTCGAAGACGTCGCCGCTCTCCTGCCCGATGAGGAAACCGCACCGACCTTCTCGGCCGCGCTCATGGAACTGGGTGCGGTGGTGTGCACCTCTCGGGCACCGCAGTGCGGGATCTGCCCACTGAGCCGGTGCCGTTGGCGCACCGCGGGCTATCCGGCCGGGACGGTCGCCAAGCGGGTGCAGCGGTATGCCGGGACGGACCGCCAGGTTCGGGGCAAGCTGCTGGACGTGTTGCGCGACAGCAGTTCTCCGGTCACCCGGGCCCAGTTGGACGTGGTCTGGCTCACCGACACCGCCCAACGCGACCGGGCTCTCGACTCACTTCTGGTCGACGGGTTGGTGGAGCAGACCGCCGACGGTCTCTTCGCCCTGGCCGGCGAAGGTGAAATTCCATGAGATCGGCATGAATCCGTTCCGCGGCACACCATTTGGGCGTTGCTTCACATAGAACGGAGCTATGTCAAGCAAATTCTTCGCGACCATTGCGTGTACTGCGATGGGCCTTGGCGCCGGCCTGGGCCTGGCGGCGACCGCGAACGCCGCACCGGCGGGCACCGGTTCAGCCGCCGACACCGTGCGTGACCTGCAGAGCCGGGGCTATCACGTGCAGGTCAACTCGAACGCCAATACGGCCCTGTCGAATTGCCGGGTGACCGGGGTGCACGGACTGGCCGACTCCAACATCGACGACAACGGGTACCGCATCGACTCGGCGCAGCACACCACGGTCTACGTGAACGTGGCCTGCCAGCCCGACGGCTGACGCATCACGCGGTGACGGCTTCTTCGGCTGCACCACAGGCGAATTGACGCCGGTAGTCCGACGGTGTCACGCCGATGAGCCGGCGGAAGTGATGGCGCAGCAGCGTCGCGGTACCGAACCCGGCCTGGCCGGCGATCCGATCGATGTCGAGATCGGACTCCTCCAGCAGCCTGCGTGCGTACAACACCCGCTGATCGGTGATCCACTGCATGGGCGTGGTGCCGGTCTCCTCGACGAACCGGCGGGCGAACGTGCGCGTGGACATCGCGGATCGCCTGGCCAAGGTCGTCACAGTGTGCGGCTTGTCCAGGTTCCCCATGATCCAGTCCAGATGCGGCGCAAAGCCTTCCGAGCACCGGACCGGGATCGGCTGATCGATGAACTGGCGTTGCCCGCCGTCCCGCTGCGGAGGGACCACCATGCGCCGCGCGATCTTGTTGGTGACCTCGCTGCCGAGTTCGCGGCGAACCAGATGCAGGCACGCATCGATGCCCGCCGCGGTACCCGCACTGGTGATCAGGTTTCCGTCGTCGACGAACAGGACGTTGCGGTCCACCTTGGCCGTCGGATACTTGCGGGCCAGCGCGTCGGCGTGCATCCAGTGCGTGGTGCACGGCCTGCCGTCGAGCAGGCCCGCCGCGCCGGCGAGAAAGGCGCCCGAGCACACGGTCAGGATGATCGAGCCCGCATCGGCGGCGGCCCGCACAGCCTCCAACGCCTCGGGTAGGTAGTCGGAGGTGCCGATGGCCGGGATCGCCACCAGGTCGGCGCCCTGGAGGGCATCCAGCCCGTGCTCAGGCGTCAGGGTGGCCCCGACCGACGTCCGTAGCGGCTTGCCAGGTTCGGGCCCGCACACCTTGAAGTCGAAGTTGGGGACCCCGTCCGCGGACCGGTCGATTCCGAAAACCTCGCAGATGACCCCGAACTCGAAAACGGCCAGGCCATCGAGCACCAGCGTGGAGACGCTTCTCAGCATGGCAGTATTTTATCGCAAGGTGTCAGCGCTGCCACTGTTGGCGGTATATTTCCCCGACAAGCATTACTGCCATGACTGTTGCACTCGCTCTGATCATCCTGATCTCACCCTTCGCGGTCGCCGCGGCAGTGGGCTGGGCGGCACAGCGCAGCAATATCCTGCGGTTCCGCCTCGATCTGTTCGACATGCCTTTCAACGCCGGCCAACCCGACTACGAGGCATACCGTGCCGGCCACGACCTCGACGCGATCCGCAGCCGCTTCGAACACCAGCCGTCATGGCCGAGTGCGGGCGTTCTAGGCGAGCGCCGATAGGAACCCGGTCACCGCTTCGCGGTACACCTCGGGCGCGTCGTCGTGGATCAGGTGACCCGCCCCGGGAACGTGCAAATACCTTGTGTCCTTCCCGATCTCGGCCATCTCGCGCATCTGCCCGGGCGGCGCCACCGAATTGCCCGCCTCGATGAGCAAGGTCGGAACCTGTACCTCTCGCCACTGCTGCCAATAGTCGCGCGTCCCCCATTGGGCAGCGATGTCCAGCCACCACTGCGGATACCCGTGCAGCCGCCAGCCGGTGGCCGTCCGGTCGAACGCCTCCAGGAAGTACCGGCCCGCGACGGGCCCGAACTCGTCGTAAACCTCCTGCGCCGAACCGAACTCGACCGGGAGGGCGTGCACCCACGGCTCCCACGGCCCGGTGGTACGGCCACGGAAATCGGGGGCCATGTCCTCGACCACCACCGCGCGAGCCAGTTCCGGACGGGCCGCGGCCAGGCACCACGAATGCAACGCACCCATGGAATGCCCCACCAAGATCACCGGCCGCCCCAGCCCGGCGACGGCATCACCGAGATCGGTGACGAAACGCTCGGTGCTGATCGGATACGGGTCGACCACGTCGCGCCCTCGGTGCCATGGCGCGTCGTATGTGTAGACCTCCCCCAACCCGGTCAACCAGGGCAATTGGCGCGACCAGGTGCTGCCGCGGCCCATCAGGCCGTGCACCAGAACGATGGGCTCGCCACGGCCCCCTCGGCGGGTGAGCAGATCTGTGACCATCCCGTTATCTTGCCGGGCAGCCACGGTAGCCTGAACACCATGCCCGTCGTGAAGATCAACGCCATCGAGGTCCCGCCCAATGCCGGCCCGGAACTGGAGAAGCGGTTCGCGAACCGTGCACATGCTGTCGACAGCCAGCCCGGCTTCCTCGGCTTCCAACTGCTCCGCCCGGTCAAGGGCGAAGACCGCTACTTCGTGGTGACGCAGTGGGAAACCGAAGAGGCCTTCCAGGCCTGGGCTTCGGGCCCGGCCGTGGAGGCCCACAAGGGCCAGGCGGCCAAGCCTGTGGCCACCGGCGCATCGCTGCTGGAGTTCGAGGTTGTGCTGGACGTTGCAGGGCCCGCTGCCCAGGCGTAGCCGCGGCCGGACGCTGCGCCGCACTGTTGGCCTGACGGCCATCACAGCGGTCGCCGCGGCCCTGGCTTGTGGCTGTTCGCCGTCCGTCGCGCCCGCGGCAGAAGTGTCCTACGGCGCGCACATCGACACCATCACCCCGCCTGGTCTGCGGGCCAAGCAGACGATGGACATGCTCAACTCCGACTGGCCGATCGGGCCCATCGGCGTGCGGACCCTCGCCGCACCCGAGAAGGTCGATCTGGTGGGCACCAAGATGGACTCCATCTGGTGGGATCGCCCGTTCAAGGTCACCTCGGTCGACATCGGGGCCGCACAGGCGACGCTGCACGTGCAGACGTCGTACAACGTCGCCCAGGACATCGAGCTCCGCACCAACGATGTCGGTCTCGTCGACCGTTTCGAGGTCAACCTCGTGCCCCCGAAGATCGACAAGTGGTCCGACATCGATGCCGAGCTGACCAAGTCGGGTGCGCGGTACTCGTACCGGGTGTCGAAGGTCAACAACGGCAAGTGCGAGCAGGTCGCAGGCACCAACACCGAGATGTCGCTGCCGCTGGCCTCGATCTTCAAACTGTATGTGCTGCTTGCGGTTTCAGATGCGGTCAAGGCCGGGACGCTGAGCTGGGACGATCACCTCACGATCACCAAGGAAGGCAAGAAGCTCGGTTCGGCCGGGCTGGACAAACTTCCCCCCGGCGCCCAGATCACCGTGCGGACCGCCGCCCAGCAGATGATCTCGGCCAGCGACAACATGGCCACCGATCTGCTGATCGGGCGGATGGGCCCGGCGGCGGTGGAACGCGCACTGGTGACCGCAGGCCATCACGATCCGGCCAGCATGACCCCGTTCCCGACCATGCACGAGGTGTTCTCGGTCGGTTGGGGGCAACCGAATCTCCGCGACAAGTGGAAGACGGCCTCCCCGGCTGATCGGGTGGCACTGCTGCAGCAGACGAATTCCCGCCCCTACGAACCAGATCCGTACCGGACCCACACCCCGGCCTCCAACGACGGCCTGGAGTGGTTCGCCAGCGCGGCTGACATCTGCCGGGTGCATGCCGCCCTGCAGGCCTCGGCCTACGGTGCCGCCGCGCCGGTGAAAGACATCCTGTCGGCGCTGCCGGGCATCGACCCGGATCCGGCGAAGTGGCGCTACATCGGAGCCAAGGGCGGCAATCTGCCCGGCGACCTGACCTTCAGCTGGTACGCAGTGGACTACACCGGCCAGCCGTGGGTGTTCAGTTTCCAGCTGAACTGGCCGAAGTTCCGCAGCCCCACCGCCGCGGGCTGGTTACTGCAGATCGCCAAGCGCGCGTTCGCCATGGCGCCCGTGGGCTAACTGCTGGTTCGGCGCCTCGCTGCGCCGGTTTCTGCCTCAAGGCTGTGGTCGTCGCCGAATGACAACCTCGGGGTAGAAACGGACGTCCCGGTCGACAGATCCTGCGGCGGAAACTAGCTGCTGCTCCGCAGCGTCCAGGCGTGGCCGCGGAAGTTCATGACGGTGCGGCTCATCGGTGCGATGTCGATGCGCCAGAACGATTTTGGCGGGGCATCCAGGGCCACCAGGATGGCAGCCCTGACCACCGCGGGGTGGGTGACGGCGACCAGCCGTCCTCGCTCCGAGGCCAGGCCGTCCATCCAGCCGTGCACCCGATTGACGAGGTCGACCACGGATTCACCACCGTGCGGCGCCCGGGCCGGATCGGTCAGCCAGACCGCCAGGTCTGCCGGCGGGACGCCGCCGAGCACAGCTCCGCGCCAACTCCCGAAGTCCAGGTCGGCCAGCCGGGGTTCGACCGCCGCCGACAGCCCCAGCAGTTCCGCGGTCTGGCGGGCCCGTTTCTCCGGCCCGCAGCACGCGGTGTCGATGACACCGAGTTCAACGGCAGCGTCAGCCTGACGGTGGCCCAACGCATTCAGCGGTTCGTCGGTGGGAAATCGTCCGGCCGCCGTGGCATCGGTCATGGCGTGCGACACCAACGTCAGCCGGACGACCTCACTCATCGAAGTTCACGCTGCGAGAGACTCCCGTTTGCCCTCGAGCACCTTCGATGCCAGGGCCCCGAACACCAGACCGATCGTCGCCCAGATCACCACCTGGGTACCCAGGGAGTACAACCGGAACTGGTAGAGGTCGTCGGCCGGGAACGTCGACGGGGTCTCATGGATGCCCGGCAGGATCAGAAAAACCACGGCCATCGACACCACGTAGTCCGCGGCGCCGACCAGGGTGGCGTTCCATGCTCCCAGCTTCGGCGTCAGCCGGCGCGCCAGCAGCACCGATCCCACGAACAACCCGGCAGAGAGCACGACCAACAACAGGTACAGCAGGGTCCGCTGCTGGATGGTCTCCTCGAGGCTGACCGCCGGCGGGTTCGGCGGGTACTTGAGCGCCGGGACGATCCACAGTGAGACGAGCATGCCGCCCGCGGTCAGCGCGGCCAACGCCCGCGCGGACAGGTTGGCCCTGCCGTACAGCGCGCAGAACACGACGGCCAGCAGCGCGCCCATCGCCACACTGAAGATCAGGACGCCGAGGCCCATGCCGATGTTGGATTGCACGCCGCGGGTGAACACCTCGGCACTCTCGGCGCCGCCGTGCGAATGCCCGCCTCCGCCGTGCGAATGTTCCGCGGCTTCATGCGCCGCGCCGACACCGTTCTCGAAGTCGATCGCCCGACCGATGATCGGTTCGATCAGCAGCTTCGCCCACAGGAAGGCGAGCACGCCAGCTAGGGCGCCGGCCAGAATGCCGCGCCCGATGATCTGCTTTTCCATTTTGTCGCCGAATCTCCGCTGCGTCAGTGGCAGGGGAAACCGAGCAGGTGGCGGGCGTCGTGCACGAACTCGTGCACGTAGGTGTTGTTGCCCAGCACAGAGGTTGCGCCCTGGTCCATCCCGACGAAGTAAAGGGCCAACAGCGCGACGAACGCGGTCAGGGTCAGCCAGAGCACCGCCTTGGTTGCCGAGAGGTCGATCGGCCGGGCCTGGCCCTTGCGTACGTCAGTGGAAGCCATCGAGAGGTCCTTTCCGGGAATTCGCGTCCCAGTCCGTGTCGTGACAGGTCGGGTCTGACTGTTAACAGTGGCGCGGCCGTCCTGGACTCTCACCAGGTTCCGTTTGCCTGTCGATTACAACAGCATCCTAACCACGGCGCAGGAGATCGCCGTATACCGCAACCGCGCCCACTGCGTGAAAACGCAAATAACCGCAGGTGACGCGTTTTTCAAACGCGGTGTTTCGGCGAATCGGTGCCACATAATCACGCGGTGACCCAACTCCTACGCAGTGCGCGCGTCTTCGCCGCCGCCGTTATCGCAGTGCTGCCGTTTGTGTCCGTCCCCGTGGCCGAAGCAGCGCCCATCCCGGGCGGTGCCCACATCACCGGCATCGAGCACGTCAACGATCGCTGGGACAAGGTGTCGGTGTTCTCGCCGGCCATGAACCAGGTGATCGTCAACGACGTGTTGAAGGCTCCGCGTTCGGGAGCGCCCACCTTCTACTTGCTGCCGGGCATCGACGGCGGCGACAACCTCGACCCCGGCGGCAATTTCGCGCCCGGCGCCAAGAGCTGGTTCGGCATGACCGACATCCAAGGTTTCTTCGCCAACAAAAACGTCAACGTCGTCTCCCCGCTCGGCGGCCAGTTCAGTTGGTGGACCAACTGGGTCAACGACGGCAGCCGGCAGTACCAGACCTACATGACCCAGGAACTGCCGCCGCTGATCAACTCGCAGTACAACGCCAACGGCCGCAACGCAGTCGGCGGACTTTCGAGCACCGGCGGCACCGCCGTCGACTACGCCGTTCAGGCGCCCGGACTGTTCCGGGCCGTCGCGTCCTACAGCGGGCTGCTCAACCCTGCCGACAACGCCCAGCAGGTCTCGCTGACGCTGATGGGCGGCGGCGTGAGCGCCGACAACATGTGGGGACCGGCCGGCGGACCGCTGTGGGTCGCCCACGATCCGTCGAAGAATGTCGGAAAGCTGCGGGGTACGGCCGTCTACGCCGCGGCATCCGCCTCGGGCGACGTGGGTGACGTCGACCGGCTACCTGCGGGCTTCGGCCCCAACCTCACCGGCGGGTTGATCGAGCGCATCGTCGCCGACAGCACCAAGGTGTTCGCCGACGCGGCCTCCGCCGCCGGGGTGCC
Above is a window of Mycolicibacterium boenickei DNA encoding:
- a CDS encoding helix-turn-helix domain-containing protein, which translates into the protein MLRSVSTLVLDGLAVFEFGVICEVFGIDRSADGVPNFDFKVCGPEPGKPLRTSVGATLTPEHGLDALQGADLVAIPAIGTSDYLPEALEAVRAAADAGSIILTVCSGAFLAGAAGLLDGRPCTTHWMHADALARKYPTAKVDRNVLFVDDGNLITSAGTAAGIDACLHLVRRELGSEVTNKIARRMVVPPQRDGGQRQFIDQPIPVRCSEGFAPHLDWIMGNLDKPHTVTTLARRSAMSTRTFARRFVEETGTTPMQWITDQRVLYARRLLEESDLDIDRIAGQAGFGTATLLRHHFRRLIGVTPSDYRRQFACGAAEEAVTA
- a CDS encoding alpha/beta fold hydrolase, yielding MVTDLLTRRGGRGEPIVLVHGLMGRGSTWSRQLPWLTGLGEVYTYDAPWHRGRDVVDPYPISTERFVTDLGDAVAGLGRPVILVGHSMGALHSWCLAAARPELARAVVVEDMAPDFRGRTTGPWEPWVHALPVEFGSAQEVYDEFGPVAGRYFLEAFDRTATGWRLHGYPQWWLDIAAQWGTRDYWQQWREVQVPTLLIEAGNSVAPPGQMREMAEIGKDTRYLHVPGAGHLIHDDAPEVYREAVTGFLSALA
- a CDS encoding antibiotic biosynthesis monooxygenase family protein; protein product: MPVVKINAIEVPPNAGPELEKRFANRAHAVDSQPGFLGFQLLRPVKGEDRYFVVTQWETEEAFQAWASGPAVEAHKGQAAKPVATGASLLEFEVVLDVAGPAAQA
- a CDS encoding serine hydrolase → MQGPLPRRSRGRTLRRTVGLTAITAVAAALACGCSPSVAPAAEVSYGAHIDTITPPGLRAKQTMDMLNSDWPIGPIGVRTLAAPEKVDLVGTKMDSIWWDRPFKVTSVDIGAAQATLHVQTSYNVAQDIELRTNDVGLVDRFEVNLVPPKIDKWSDIDAELTKSGARYSYRVSKVNNGKCEQVAGTNTEMSLPLASIFKLYVLLAVSDAVKAGTLSWDDHLTITKEGKKLGSAGLDKLPPGAQITVRTAAQQMISASDNMATDLLIGRMGPAAVERALVTAGHHDPASMTPFPTMHEVFSVGWGQPNLRDKWKTASPADRVALLQQTNSRPYEPDPYRTHTPASNDGLEWFASAADICRVHAALQASAYGAAAPVKDILSALPGIDPDPAKWRYIGAKGGNLPGDLTFSWYAVDYTGQPWVFSFQLNWPKFRSPTAAGWLLQIAKRAFAMAPVG
- a CDS encoding histidine phosphatase family protein codes for the protein MSEVVRLTLVSHAMTDATAAGRFPTDEPLNALGHRQADAAVELGVIDTACCGPEKRARQTAELLGLSAAVEPRLADLDFGSWRGAVLGGVPPADLAVWLTDPARAPHGGESVVDLVNRVHGWMDGLASERGRLVAVTHPAVVRAAILVALDAPPKSFWRIDIAPMSRTVMNFRGHAWTLRSSS
- a CDS encoding CbtA family protein, with protein sequence MEKQIIGRGILAGALAGVLAFLWAKLLIEPIIGRAIDFENGVGAAHEAAEHSHGGGGHSHGGAESAEVFTRGVQSNIGMGLGVLIFSVAMGALLAVVFCALYGRANLSARALAALTAGGMLVSLWIVPALKYPPNPPAVSLEETIQQRTLLYLLLVVLSAGLFVGSVLLARRLTPKLGAWNATLVGAADYVVSMAVVFLILPGIHETPSTFPADDLYQFRLYSLGTQVVIWATIGLVFGALASKVLEGKRESLAA
- a CDS encoding CbtB domain-containing protein; this encodes MASTDVRKGQARPIDLSATKAVLWLTLTAFVALLALYFVGMDQGATSVLGNNTYVHEFVHDARHLLGFPCH